A single genomic interval of Armigeres subalbatus isolate Guangzhou_Male chromosome 1, GZ_Asu_2, whole genome shotgun sequence harbors:
- the LOC134214355 gene encoding uncharacterized protein LOC134214355 isoform X2 yields MHRKDSVVAARFCEGGHRCLPPKECCAQGCCYLYAPPSAPRTPTPATDHVLNLFLFNHWYFWCFVLAIVLALLCACSLWKKRRQLCGWGSPGHHSQSEGDSAGSCYAPPQYSRCNSFHIHAPPPYTEVTSKPDLYPLVFSYTGDTGKSGNGGGANYLMVQYFRNYIVRPVGSLSGTSTVDSLSSSFICTANEANTLIPPPYSRAASPDLSTTTRNYLGMPRSASQQACTLEGMGSSHRPNSVPNSNYYGVVGGFIGAQGLMLRSSESAQFNNHNGNRGTVSVEGRSGGDVSDQSGSSAPISGSQSDHYRFSVHNSTNNNNSIASEASNPIGLIYSQHHAPSTVQSSRNGSLEGSIDAVGQQAPSEHSHSINSNNNAAGNAVNISTTSHRNSLTNANIYSSCGSIGGISITIPANSESEFQDLNALRRSLETCCQILQQQQKQAQFHAHQQPSSGFTANSEDSPINIELAKKFEGLRSSYIGSNTGSNVSSLANLGTPDSPPRATSPTLEVRELLEQIRQLQNISATNSTSEGIIIINPQVSSTGTGVGASSNSINNNSSNPSSVATAPPTTSHLRRPSSLISKKKFFSKVPSQGSALGSGGRKAMYIPIVTNQNCGAAAPSSAAGHHRSLRSPSAMASAAAAGLLGRGRNRCSSWMSKSAPTTPGTGLPPGGSGGASSGIGTMIGDHSPLLLNEQDEEGEQNV; encoded by the exons ATGCACAGAAAAGATTCAGTC GTGGCTGCCCGGTTCTGCGAAGGCGGCCATCGCTGCCTGCCCCCTAAAGAATGCTGTGCCCAGGGGTGTTGCTATTTGTACGCACCACCAAGTGCCCCCCGGACGCCAACGCCCGCGACGGACCACGTGCTGAATCTGTTCCTGTTCAACCATTGGTACTTTTGGTGCTTTGTGTTGGCCATCGTGCTGGCCCTGCTGTGCGCCTGTTCCCTGTGGAAGAAACGCCGCCAGCTGTGCGGTTGGGGTTCTCCGGGGCATCACTCCCAGTCGGAGGGTGATTCGGCGGGATCGTGCTACGCCCCGCCCCAGTACAGCCGGTGCAACTCATTCCACATCCATGCACCACCGCCTTATACGGAG GTAACCTCCAAGCCGGACTTGTATCCGCTGGTATTCAGCTACACCGGAGACACCGGCAAGAGCGGGAACGGTGGAGGAGCCAACTATTTGATGGTGCAATACTTCCGGAATTACATCGTCCGCCCGGTAGGATCACTGTCGGGGACCAGCACGGTTGACTCCCTCAGTTCCAGCTTCATATGCACGGCGAACGAGGCCAATACGCTGATTCCGCCACCCTACTCCAGGGCGGCAAGCCCTGACTTGTCGACGACGACGCGAAACTACCTGGGAATGCCCAGGTCTGCCTCGCAGCAAGCCTGCACCTTGGAGGGCATGGGTTCCAGCCACCGACCGAATTCGGTTCCGAATTCCAACTACTACGGGGTGGTTGGTGGATTCATCGGCGCCCAGGGATTGATGCTCCGGTCGTCGGAAAGTGCCCAATTCAACAACCATAATGGCAATCGCGGTACTGTTAGCGTAGAAGGTCGAAGTGGAGGTGATGTGAGTGATCAGTCCGGCAGTTCAGCGCCCATCTCCGGATCTCAAAGTGACCACTACCGGTTCAGTGTACATAACAGCACCAACAACAATAACAGCATTGCTAGCGAAGCCTCCAACCCTATAGGACTGATCTACTCGCAGCATCACGCGCCTTCCACAGTGCAATCCAGTCGGAACGGTTCCTTGGAAGGCAGCATCGATGCCGTGGGGCAGCAAGCTCCCAGCGAGCACTCCCACAGTATCAATAGCAACAACAACGCAGCTGGCAACGCTGTCAACATTAGCACAACCTCGCATAGAAACAGTTTGACCAACGCCAATATCTACAGCTCGTGCGGTTCGATCGGGGGTATCTCCATCACAATCCCGGCAAACTCCGAAAGCGAATTCCAGGACCTGAACGCGCTGCGGCGCAGTCTGGAAACCTGCTGTCAAATCCTCCAACAGCAGCAGAAGCAAGCGCAGTTTCACGCACACCAGCAGCCTTCTTCCGGTTTCACAGCAAACAGCGAAGACTCTCCGATCAACATCGAACTAGCGAAAAAATTCGAAGGCCTTCGCAGTTCCTACATTGGGTCGAATACCGGCTCGAACGTGTCAAGTTTGGCGAATCTGGGAACCCCCGACTCACCGCCCCGGGCAACCAGCCCCACGCTCGAGGTCCGAGAGCTGCTGGAGCAGATCCGACAGCTGCAGAACATCAGCGCCACCAACAGCACCAGCGAAGGTATCATCATTATAAACCCGCAGGTTTCGTCAACGGGAACCGGCGTCGGTGCCTCGAGCAACTccatcaacaacaacagcagcaatcCCAGCAGCGTAGCCACGGCTCCGCCAACAACTTCACACTTGAGACGCCCTTCCTCCCTCATCAGTAAGAAAAAGTTCTTCTCGAAAGTGCCCTCGCAAGGATCGGCCCTTGGCTCCGGCGGTCGCAAAGCAATGTACATCCCTATTGTGACGAATCAGAACTGCGGTGCTGCGGCGCCATCATCCGCCGCCGGTCATCATCGCTCGCTGAGGAGCCCTTCGGCAATGGCCAGTGCTGCGGCAGCTGGGCTGTTGGGCCGAGGGCGAAACCGATGCAGCAGCTGGATGTCCAAATCGGCACCGACGACTCCGGGAACCGGTTTGCCCCCGGGTGGCAGCGGTGGTGCCAGCTCGGGAATCGGAACCATGATTGGGGACCACAGCCCTCTGCTGTTGAACGAGCAGGACGAAGAAGGTGAACAGAATGTGTAG
- the LOC134214373 gene encoding ER membrane protein complex subunit 8/9 homolog produces the protein MSEVNFSARAYCKMMLHAAKYPHLAVNGLLLGAKGDQQKVLDAVPLFHQCLHVSPMAEIALIQVEAKAAKQGLQVLGYYAAAENFYDNSVEKAPGGRIAEKVAENVTGAVFAVIDNRAVSINMRYPALKVWQSKEGRWAKAGKCSVEDSKNTFDAVSSLLQRGAMKELNDFDNYLDNTDNDWNNEHLNRDLRQILSMY, from the exons ATGTCCGAGGTAAATTTTTCCGCCCGTGCCTACTGCAAAATGATGCTGCACGCGGCCAAGTACCCGCATTTGGCAGTAAATGGGTTGCTGCTCGGTGCCAAGGGCGATCAGCAGAAGGTTCTGGATGCGGTGCCACTGTTCCACCAGTGTCTGCATGTTAGTCCGATGGCGGAGATTGCGCTGATCCAGGTCGAGGCAAAGGCCGCAAAGCAGGGCCTGCAAGTGCTGGGGTACTATGCCGCAGCGGAAAATTTCTACGACAATAGCGTGGAGAAGGCCCCCGGTGGGCGTATCGCCGAAAAGGTGGCGGAGAATGTGACCGGGGCGGTGTttgccgtg ATCGATAATCGGGCGGTATCGATAAACATGCGCTACCCGGCGTTGAAGGTTTGGCAGAGCAAGGAAGGACGCTGGGCCAAAGCGGGCAAGTGCTCGGTGGAGGATTCGAAGAATACCTTCGATGCAGTGTCGAGTTTACTGCAGCGCGGTGCCATGAAGGAGCTCAACGATTTCGATAACTATCTGGACAATACGGATAACGATTGGAACAATGAGCATCTGAATAGGGATTTGAGGCAGATTTTGTCTATGTACTAA
- the LOC134214355 gene encoding uncharacterized protein LOC134214355 isoform X1, translated as MITIRGHPSTTAGGGLLLLMFYGIAALSDLVAARFCEGGHRCLPPKECCAQGCCYLYAPPSAPRTPTPATDHVLNLFLFNHWYFWCFVLAIVLALLCACSLWKKRRQLCGWGSPGHHSQSEGDSAGSCYAPPQYSRCNSFHIHAPPPYTEVTSKPDLYPLVFSYTGDTGKSGNGGGANYLMVQYFRNYIVRPVGSLSGTSTVDSLSSSFICTANEANTLIPPPYSRAASPDLSTTTRNYLGMPRSASQQACTLEGMGSSHRPNSVPNSNYYGVVGGFIGAQGLMLRSSESAQFNNHNGNRGTVSVEGRSGGDVSDQSGSSAPISGSQSDHYRFSVHNSTNNNNSIASEASNPIGLIYSQHHAPSTVQSSRNGSLEGSIDAVGQQAPSEHSHSINSNNNAAGNAVNISTTSHRNSLTNANIYSSCGSIGGISITIPANSESEFQDLNALRRSLETCCQILQQQQKQAQFHAHQQPSSGFTANSEDSPINIELAKKFEGLRSSYIGSNTGSNVSSLANLGTPDSPPRATSPTLEVRELLEQIRQLQNISATNSTSEGIIIINPQVSSTGTGVGASSNSINNNSSNPSSVATAPPTTSHLRRPSSLISKKKFFSKVPSQGSALGSGGRKAMYIPIVTNQNCGAAAPSSAAGHHRSLRSPSAMASAAAAGLLGRGRNRCSSWMSKSAPTTPGTGLPPGGSGGASSGIGTMIGDHSPLLLNEQDEEGEQNV; from the exons GTGGCTGCCCGGTTCTGCGAAGGCGGCCATCGCTGCCTGCCCCCTAAAGAATGCTGTGCCCAGGGGTGTTGCTATTTGTACGCACCACCAAGTGCCCCCCGGACGCCAACGCCCGCGACGGACCACGTGCTGAATCTGTTCCTGTTCAACCATTGGTACTTTTGGTGCTTTGTGTTGGCCATCGTGCTGGCCCTGCTGTGCGCCTGTTCCCTGTGGAAGAAACGCCGCCAGCTGTGCGGTTGGGGTTCTCCGGGGCATCACTCCCAGTCGGAGGGTGATTCGGCGGGATCGTGCTACGCCCCGCCCCAGTACAGCCGGTGCAACTCATTCCACATCCATGCACCACCGCCTTATACGGAG GTAACCTCCAAGCCGGACTTGTATCCGCTGGTATTCAGCTACACCGGAGACACCGGCAAGAGCGGGAACGGTGGAGGAGCCAACTATTTGATGGTGCAATACTTCCGGAATTACATCGTCCGCCCGGTAGGATCACTGTCGGGGACCAGCACGGTTGACTCCCTCAGTTCCAGCTTCATATGCACGGCGAACGAGGCCAATACGCTGATTCCGCCACCCTACTCCAGGGCGGCAAGCCCTGACTTGTCGACGACGACGCGAAACTACCTGGGAATGCCCAGGTCTGCCTCGCAGCAAGCCTGCACCTTGGAGGGCATGGGTTCCAGCCACCGACCGAATTCGGTTCCGAATTCCAACTACTACGGGGTGGTTGGTGGATTCATCGGCGCCCAGGGATTGATGCTCCGGTCGTCGGAAAGTGCCCAATTCAACAACCATAATGGCAATCGCGGTACTGTTAGCGTAGAAGGTCGAAGTGGAGGTGATGTGAGTGATCAGTCCGGCAGTTCAGCGCCCATCTCCGGATCTCAAAGTGACCACTACCGGTTCAGTGTACATAACAGCACCAACAACAATAACAGCATTGCTAGCGAAGCCTCCAACCCTATAGGACTGATCTACTCGCAGCATCACGCGCCTTCCACAGTGCAATCCAGTCGGAACGGTTCCTTGGAAGGCAGCATCGATGCCGTGGGGCAGCAAGCTCCCAGCGAGCACTCCCACAGTATCAATAGCAACAACAACGCAGCTGGCAACGCTGTCAACATTAGCACAACCTCGCATAGAAACAGTTTGACCAACGCCAATATCTACAGCTCGTGCGGTTCGATCGGGGGTATCTCCATCACAATCCCGGCAAACTCCGAAAGCGAATTCCAGGACCTGAACGCGCTGCGGCGCAGTCTGGAAACCTGCTGTCAAATCCTCCAACAGCAGCAGAAGCAAGCGCAGTTTCACGCACACCAGCAGCCTTCTTCCGGTTTCACAGCAAACAGCGAAGACTCTCCGATCAACATCGAACTAGCGAAAAAATTCGAAGGCCTTCGCAGTTCCTACATTGGGTCGAATACCGGCTCGAACGTGTCAAGTTTGGCGAATCTGGGAACCCCCGACTCACCGCCCCGGGCAACCAGCCCCACGCTCGAGGTCCGAGAGCTGCTGGAGCAGATCCGACAGCTGCAGAACATCAGCGCCACCAACAGCACCAGCGAAGGTATCATCATTATAAACCCGCAGGTTTCGTCAACGGGAACCGGCGTCGGTGCCTCGAGCAACTccatcaacaacaacagcagcaatcCCAGCAGCGTAGCCACGGCTCCGCCAACAACTTCACACTTGAGACGCCCTTCCTCCCTCATCAGTAAGAAAAAGTTCTTCTCGAAAGTGCCCTCGCAAGGATCGGCCCTTGGCTCCGGCGGTCGCAAAGCAATGTACATCCCTATTGTGACGAATCAGAACTGCGGTGCTGCGGCGCCATCATCCGCCGCCGGTCATCATCGCTCGCTGAGGAGCCCTTCGGCAATGGCCAGTGCTGCGGCAGCTGGGCTGTTGGGCCGAGGGCGAAACCGATGCAGCAGCTGGATGTCCAAATCGGCACCGACGACTCCGGGAACCGGTTTGCCCCCGGGTGGCAGCGGTGGTGCCAGCTCGGGAATCGGAACCATGATTGGGGACCACAGCCCTCTGCTGTTGAACGAGCAGGACGAAGAAGGTGAACAGAATGTGTAG